One window of the Longimicrobium terrae genome contains the following:
- a CDS encoding aspartate aminotransferase family protein, which yields MPATETASALLGVYKPAEPVFTGGEGCSLIAEDGRRYLDFVGGIAVNALGYGDTDVADAIRGALDAGLIHTSNLYRTGPAGELASWLAAHSFADRVFFCNSGAEANEGALKFARRWAQGRQYEVLAFHGGFHGRTMGALAVTDRPAYQEPFRPLMPGVRFANVGDVEGVEAILRTRRVAAVIIEPIQAEGGVRVVPPAFLAALRTLCDEHGALLVFDEVQTGLGRTGTLWAHEQAGVRPDIMTLAKPLAGGLPMGAVLMTEAVAASLQPGDHGTTFGGGPLVASAALATVRKLGADVFLADVRRKASLLGDLLGALALRHECIRDVRGAGMMWGIETDNAGAVVNRALEAGLLACTAGADVVRLLPPLIVSDDELRRGVAILEEVLEC from the coding sequence ATGCCGGCGACTGAGACCGCATCCGCCCTGCTGGGCGTGTACAAGCCCGCCGAGCCCGTCTTTACGGGCGGCGAAGGCTGCTCGCTGATCGCCGAGGACGGGCGGCGCTACCTGGACTTCGTGGGCGGAATCGCCGTCAACGCGCTGGGCTACGGCGACACGGACGTGGCTGACGCCATCCGCGGCGCACTGGACGCGGGGCTCATCCACACCAGCAACCTGTACCGCACCGGCCCGGCGGGCGAGCTCGCCTCGTGGCTGGCGGCCCACTCCTTTGCCGACCGCGTGTTCTTCTGCAACAGCGGCGCGGAGGCCAACGAGGGGGCGCTCAAGTTCGCGCGGCGCTGGGCGCAGGGGCGGCAGTACGAGGTGCTCGCCTTTCACGGCGGTTTCCACGGGCGGACGATGGGCGCGCTCGCCGTCACCGACCGCCCGGCGTACCAGGAGCCGTTCCGCCCGCTGATGCCGGGTGTGCGCTTCGCGAACGTGGGCGACGTGGAGGGCGTGGAGGCCATCCTCCGCACCCGGCGCGTGGCGGCCGTCATCATCGAGCCGATCCAGGCCGAGGGCGGCGTGCGCGTTGTTCCGCCCGCCTTCCTGGCCGCGCTGCGGACGCTGTGCGACGAGCACGGCGCGCTGCTGGTTTTTGACGAGGTGCAGACCGGGCTGGGCCGCACGGGAACGCTGTGGGCGCACGAGCAGGCCGGCGTGCGGCCGGACATCATGACGCTTGCCAAGCCGCTGGCCGGCGGGCTCCCCATGGGCGCGGTGCTGATGACGGAAGCCGTCGCGGCGTCGCTGCAGCCGGGGGACCACGGGACGACGTTCGGCGGCGGGCCGCTGGTGGCGTCGGCCGCGCTGGCGACGGTGCGCAAGCTGGGCGCGGACGTCTTTCTGGCGGATGTGCGGCGCAAGGCATCGCTGCTGGGCGACCTGCTGGGCGCGCTGGCCCTGCGCCACGAGTGCATCCGCGACGTGCGCGGCGCGGGGATGATGTGGGGCATCGAGACGGACAATGCGGGCGCGGTGGTGAACCGCGCACTGGAAGCCGGGCTGCTGGCGTGCACCGCGGGGGCGGACGTGGTTCGCCTGCTGCCGCCGCTGATCGTGAGCGACGACGAGCTGCGCCGTGGCGTGGCCATCCTGGAGGAG
- the argC gene encoding N-acetyl-gamma-glutamyl-phosphate reductase: MNNYSVGRIGILGAGGYAGRELLRILAAHPRATIAWATSESEAGTPLSELVHGATGPALVRAADADLAACDCVISCLPHGESAKWMERAHAAGVRAIDLSADLRVPGEATPQWAREAVYGLPELHRERIAGARLIANPGCYPTAATLALAPLFRRGLTAGPVIINAASGVSGAGRSPKRELLFAEVAEGFSAYAAGNIHRHLAEMRSQAAALSEGAAPDLVFTPHLLPVRRGILETIYVPLHVPLAGDPASLWLDDYAGEPFVQVFSGGRLPSLADVVQTNRVAIGVTAVRDVSSPMLIVVAAIDNLRKGAAGQAVQNLNLMFGWPETEALL, translated from the coding sequence ATGAATAACTATTCTGTCGGACGGATCGGAATCCTCGGAGCGGGCGGATACGCCGGGCGCGAACTGCTGCGCATTCTGGCGGCGCACCCGCGGGCCACCATCGCCTGGGCGACTTCCGAGTCTGAAGCGGGCACCCCGCTCAGCGAACTCGTGCACGGCGCCACGGGCCCGGCGCTGGTGCGCGCGGCGGACGCGGACCTCGCGGCCTGCGACTGCGTCATCAGCTGCCTGCCGCACGGCGAAAGCGCCAAGTGGATGGAGCGGGCGCACGCGGCCGGGGTGCGGGCCATCGACCTTTCCGCCGACCTGCGGGTGCCGGGCGAGGCCACGCCCCAGTGGGCGCGGGAGGCGGTGTACGGCCTTCCCGAGCTGCACCGCGAGCGCATCGCCGGGGCGCGGCTCATCGCCAACCCGGGGTGCTATCCCACGGCGGCGACGCTGGCCCTGGCTCCCCTTTTCCGCCGCGGGCTGACGGCCGGCCCGGTGATCATCAACGCGGCGTCGGGGGTGAGCGGGGCGGGGCGGTCGCCCAAGCGGGAGCTGCTCTTTGCCGAGGTCGCGGAAGGGTTCAGCGCCTACGCGGCGGGGAACATCCACCGGCACCTGGCCGAGATGCGGTCGCAGGCCGCCGCGCTGTCGGAAGGCGCCGCGCCGGACCTCGTCTTTACCCCGCACCTGCTGCCGGTGCGCCGCGGGATCCTGGAGACGATCTACGTACCGCTGCACGTGCCGCTGGCCGGCGACCCCGCGTCGCTCTGGCTGGATGATTATGCAGGCGAGCCCTTCGTCCAGGTGTTTTCCGGCGGACGGCTCCCCTCGCTGGCCGACGTGGTCCAGACCAATCGCGTGGCCATCGGCGTCACCGCCGTCCGCGACGTCTCCTCGCCGATGCTGATCGTGGTCGCCGCCATCGACAATCTGCGCAAGGGCGCGGCGGGGCAGGCCGTACAGAACCTGAACCTGATGTTCGGCTGGCCCGAGACGGAGGCGCTGCTGTGA
- the argB gene encoding acetylglutamate kinase encodes MRVIKVGGNLAEDAGWMSEVARAVAASGIETVLVHGGGKEVSDLQRVLGLEPEWRDGLRVTTPRVMDVVRMVLSGSVNKRWAAALLNAGVDAMGVSGEDAGLLNGRVSHGGALGRTGELTQVRTELVHGWLKMGLTPVISPVSRAPDGGGLNVNADDAAAGIAAALAADELLFVSDVSGVRSGGTAVSALDADEADALLSSGEAAGGMRPKLRAALRAAESVGAVRIGDLEMITDGAAGTRIHHARETAHAGD; translated from the coding sequence GTGAGGGTGATCAAGGTGGGTGGCAACCTGGCCGAGGACGCCGGGTGGATGAGCGAAGTCGCGCGGGCGGTGGCGGCATCGGGGATCGAGACGGTTCTTGTCCATGGCGGCGGCAAGGAAGTGTCGGACCTGCAGCGCGTGCTGGGGCTGGAGCCGGAGTGGCGCGACGGACTGCGGGTGACCACGCCGCGGGTGATGGATGTCGTGCGCATGGTGCTGAGCGGATCGGTGAACAAACGCTGGGCCGCCGCGCTGCTGAACGCCGGCGTGGACGCCATGGGCGTGAGCGGCGAGGACGCCGGGCTGCTGAATGGCCGCGTCTCCCACGGCGGAGCGCTGGGCCGCACGGGCGAACTGACGCAGGTGCGCACGGAGCTGGTTCACGGGTGGCTGAAGATGGGATTGACGCCCGTCATCTCCCCCGTCTCGCGCGCCCCCGACGGCGGCGGCCTGAACGTGAACGCGGACGACGCCGCGGCGGGGATCGCGGCGGCGCTGGCGGCGGATGAACTGCTCTTCGTGAGCGACGTGTCCGGCGTGCGCAGCGGGGGAACCGCGGTGAGCGCGCTGGATGCGGACGAGGCGGACGCGCTCCTCTCCAGCGGCGAGGCGGCGGGCGGAATGCGGCCCAAGCTGCGCGCGGCGCTGCGGGCGGCCGAGTCGGTGGGCGCGGTGCGCATCGGCGACCTGGAAATGATTACGGACGGCGCCGCGGGAACGCGGATTCACCACGCACGGGAGACGGCCCATGCCGGCGACTGA
- a CDS encoding lamin tail domain-containing protein: protein MRLSHSPRALLLLTGLLGAPLAACDTPSGVPRAVPADGAARVVIPAKGTASTLDVGSWNIEWFGDASNGPANETLQLSNARDVIGGADLDIWGVAEIVSQTQFNTLESQLSGYSGVLASESTVTNGSTYYAASEQKVGILYRSSIATLLGAKVILTANDADFAGRPPLEARLRVTLNGATEDIVVIVLHMKAFDDLAGWTRRQAAGTALKSYIDTTWPTQKVIVVGDWNDDVDTSITSGQASPYQNFVSDAADYLFPTRALSLAGIASTTGYSDMIDHHLVTNDLSATYVANSAQVYRVDSYISSYASTTSDHYPVLSRYTFGSGGGSTAGVTVTAPNGGESWAAGSARSITWTSTGVTNLKLEYTLNGSTWSVITASTPASAGSYAWTVPSTTSTTAKVRVTDASVSTRTDASDGVFSITASSTPASVTVNEIMANEPGSTTAAEYVEIVNLGGTSASIGGWTLSDAAGVKHTFAAGTTLAAGKAIVVFGGAAGIPVGLANAVSASTGTLALGNSGDSVILKDGSGVVKFTYAYPSSLAGTDGVSMNRSPDASATGSWVLHTALGSLSSSPGVRANGVAF from the coding sequence ATGCGCCTGTCCCATTCGCCCCGTGCCCTGCTGCTCCTTACCGGCCTGCTCGGCGCGCCGCTGGCCGCGTGCGATACGCCGTCCGGTGTGCCGCGCGCCGTTCCCGCGGACGGAGCCGCGCGCGTCGTCATTCCCGCCAAGGGTACGGCGTCCACGCTGGACGTGGGAAGCTGGAACATCGAGTGGTTCGGCGACGCGTCCAACGGGCCCGCGAACGAAACGCTGCAGCTGAGCAACGCCAGAGACGTCATCGGCGGCGCGGACCTGGACATCTGGGGCGTGGCGGAAATCGTGAGCCAGACGCAGTTCAACACGCTCGAGTCGCAGCTTTCCGGCTACAGCGGCGTGCTGGCGAGCGAGTCGACCGTCACCAACGGCTCCACCTATTACGCCGCGAGCGAGCAGAAGGTGGGCATCCTGTACCGCAGCTCCATTGCGACGCTGCTGGGCGCAAAGGTGATTCTGACCGCCAACGACGCGGACTTCGCCGGCCGCCCCCCGCTGGAGGCCCGCCTGCGCGTGACGCTGAACGGCGCCACGGAAGACATCGTCGTCATCGTGCTGCACATGAAGGCATTCGACGACCTTGCGGGATGGACTCGCCGGCAGGCCGCGGGCACGGCGCTCAAGAGCTACATCGACACCACCTGGCCCACGCAGAAGGTGATTGTCGTGGGCGACTGGAATGACGACGTGGACACCTCCATCACCTCCGGGCAGGCGTCGCCGTACCAGAACTTCGTGAGCGACGCGGCGGACTACCTGTTCCCCACGCGCGCCCTCTCGCTGGCGGGAATCGCGTCGACGACCGGCTATTCCGACATGATCGACCACCACCTCGTCACCAACGACCTGAGTGCCACCTATGTCGCGAATTCCGCGCAGGTGTACCGGGTGGATTCATACATTTCCAGCTACGCGTCGACCACCAGCGACCACTATCCCGTCCTCAGCCGCTACACCTTTGGCAGCGGCGGCGGATCGACGGCGGGCGTGACCGTCACCGCGCCCAACGGAGGGGAAAGCTGGGCGGCCGGAAGCGCGCGCTCCATCACCTGGACCTCCACCGGCGTCACGAACCTCAAGCTGGAGTACACGCTGAACGGCTCCACGTGGAGCGTCATCACCGCGAGCACGCCCGCGTCGGCCGGCAGCTACGCGTGGACGGTTCCCTCCACGACGTCCACGACGGCAAAGGTGCGCGTGACGGACGCCTCCGTGTCCACGCGGACGGATGCAAGCGATGGCGTGTTCAGCATCACCGCGTCGTCCACGCCGGCGAGCGTGACGGTGAACGAGATCATGGCCAACGAGCCGGGAAGCACTACGGCGGCGGAGTACGTGGAGATCGTGAACCTGGGCGGAACCAGCGCCTCCATCGGAGGATGGACGCTCAGCGACGCGGCGGGCGTGAAGCACACCTTTGCCGCCGGCACCACGCTCGCCGCGGGGAAGGCGATCGTCGTCTTCGGCGGGGCGGCGGGGATTCCCGTGGGGCTGGCCAACGCGGTTTCCGCCTCCACCGGTACGCTCGCGCTGGGCAACAGCGGCGATTCCGTGATCCTCAAGGACGGCTCGGGCGTGGTCAAATTCACCTACGCGTATCCCTCGTCCCTGGCGGGAACCGATGGCGTGTCGATGAACCGCAGCCCGGACGCCAGCGCCACCGGAAGCTGGGTGCTGCACACCGCGCTCGGCTCTCTCTCGTCATCCCCCGGCGTGCGCGCGAACGGCGTCGCCTTCTGA